In Sporichthyaceae bacterium, one DNA window encodes the following:
- a CDS encoding metal-dependent hydrolase: MTLQVRKVNIDFSDARIDWNPTGPEFSHVFNAFSSLAPQLEPFLIKVMREAKTRVPADDTALLADIDLFNSQEARHYRMHAQFNKVLYAAGYDLAAAEEKLKADYERFLSTKGSKFCLAYSEGFETLGPALSGFFFDRSPELLGQWHEPTTFLWLWHVAEEYEHRAVVNGTFRLLHDDHWYRLYGLWYALLHIFGYVIKNSNRMIKHDLATGRVNGRLRSRVRQVSSLLGLLRYAGPRIAKCHRRSYDPTKFPPMEGALFILARASEKYGVAD; the protein is encoded by the coding sequence ATGACCCTGCAGGTGCGGAAGGTCAACATCGACTTCAGTGACGCCCGCATCGACTGGAACCCGACCGGCCCCGAGTTCAGCCATGTCTTCAACGCGTTCTCCTCGCTGGCACCCCAGCTGGAACCGTTCCTGATCAAGGTGATGCGCGAGGCCAAGACCCGCGTGCCCGCCGACGACACCGCCCTGCTGGCCGATATTGACCTGTTCAACTCGCAGGAGGCGCGGCACTACCGGATGCACGCGCAGTTCAACAAGGTGCTCTACGCGGCCGGGTACGACCTGGCCGCGGCCGAGGAGAAGCTCAAGGCCGACTACGAACGCTTCCTGAGTACCAAGGGCTCGAAGTTCTGCCTGGCCTACTCGGAAGGCTTCGAGACCCTCGGCCCGGCGCTGTCGGGATTCTTCTTCGACCGGTCGCCGGAGCTGCTGGGGCAGTGGCACGAGCCGACGACGTTCCTGTGGCTCTGGCACGTCGCCGAGGAGTACGAGCACCGCGCGGTGGTCAACGGCACCTTCCGGCTGCTCCACGACGACCACTGGTACCGCCTGTACGGCCTCTGGTACGCGCTGCTGCACATCTTCGGGTACGTCATCAAGAACTCGAACCGCATGATCAAGCACGACCTCGCGACCGGGCGGGTCAACGGCCGCCTGCGCAGCCGGGTCCGTCAGGTCAGCTCACTGCTCGGCTTGTTGCGCTACGCCGGGCCGCGGATCGCCAAGTGCCACCGGCGGTCCTACGACCCCACGAAGTTCCCGCCCATGGAGGGCGCCCTGTTCATTCTCGCCCGCGCCTCGGAGAAGTACGGCGTGGCCGACTGA
- a CDS encoding Zn-dependent alcohol dehydrogenase, protein MKAAVFTGVDLPVSIEDVTPIAPGPNDVVVRIAASGVCHSDLSIVDGTLGFPPPVIIGHEGAGVVEAIGSAVTRVKVGDKVIASFVTTCGECFYCKRDQPFVCPQTYAAHGIAHATRADGSALTCVGGLGTMADLMTVSERVLVPVESDLPMEQLALIGCGVATGVGAALVTANVQPGATVAIVGCGGVGQSVIQGARIAGAERIIAIDPVELKRAAALARGATDVIDPTVADPVEAVRELTEGRGADYSFEVVGRPATITQTVELTRPAGTAVVVGAMGPTDFFQVHGLSFIYGAKHIVASFSGSAVPDRDFPNYVRLAEAGKLDLASMISRRYGFDQVNEALDATAKGEVLRAVLVR, encoded by the coding sequence ATGAAGGCAGCAGTGTTCACCGGGGTCGATCTCCCGGTGTCGATCGAGGACGTCACGCCGATCGCGCCGGGCCCGAACGACGTCGTGGTGCGCATCGCCGCGTCCGGGGTCTGTCACTCCGATCTGTCCATCGTGGACGGCACGCTCGGCTTCCCCCCGCCCGTCATCATCGGCCACGAGGGCGCGGGCGTCGTCGAGGCGATCGGCTCGGCCGTCACCCGGGTCAAGGTCGGCGACAAGGTCATCGCCTCGTTCGTCACCACCTGCGGCGAGTGCTTCTACTGCAAGCGGGACCAGCCGTTCGTCTGTCCGCAGACCTACGCCGCCCACGGCATCGCCCACGCCACCCGGGCCGACGGCTCAGCGCTGACCTGCGTCGGCGGCCTGGGCACGATGGCCGATCTGATGACGGTCAGCGAGCGCGTACTGGTGCCGGTCGAGTCCGACCTGCCGATGGAGCAACTCGCTCTCATCGGGTGCGGCGTGGCAACCGGGGTCGGTGCGGCGCTGGTGACCGCGAACGTCCAGCCCGGCGCCACGGTGGCGATCGTCGGGTGCGGCGGGGTCGGGCAGTCGGTCATCCAGGGCGCCCGGATCGCCGGTGCGGAACGCATCATCGCGATCGACCCGGTCGAACTGAAGCGCGCCGCGGCACTGGCCCGCGGAGCCACCGACGTCATCGACCCGACAGTCGCCGACCCCGTCGAGGCGGTGCGCGAACTGACCGAGGGCCGCGGCGCGGACTACTCCTTCGAGGTCGTCGGTCGCCCGGCGACCATTACCCAGACCGTGGAGCTGACCCGCCCGGCGGGGACAGCCGTGGTGGTCGGCGCGATGGGCCCGACCGACTTCTTCCAGGTGCACGGGCTGAGCTTCATCTACGGGGCCAAACACATCGTGGCCAGCTTCTCGGGCTCGGCCGTGCCGGACCGTGACTTCCCGAACTACGTCCGACTGGCCGAGGCCGGCAAGCTCGACCTGGCCTCGATGATCAGCCGCCGGTACGGCTTCGACCAGGTCAACGAGGCCCTCGACGCGACCGCCAAGGGCGAGGTTCTGCGGGCGGTGCTGGTCCGGTGA
- a CDS encoding ATP-binding cassette domain-containing protein codes for MTTAIDGLAVEGIVVKFGGLVAVDGQTLAAPRGRITGLIGPNGAGKTTTFNACTGLVRPAAGTVHLFGEDITHAAPQARARKGLGRTFQRMELFDTLTVAENVALGKEASLAGRNPFKHLRATATQAANLRRLSRDAMEQCGIGHLAQRRPADLSTGQRRLVELARCLAGEFPVMLLDEPSSGLDRQETEVFGQILTTVVADRNVAILIVEHDMALVMSTCNYIHVLDFGKPIFEGTAREVAASAVVRAAYLGSDAERLSGLDDEVVAV; via the coding sequence GTGACGACTGCGATTGACGGCCTCGCGGTCGAGGGGATCGTGGTCAAGTTCGGCGGCCTCGTCGCGGTCGACGGACAGACCCTGGCGGCCCCCCGCGGCCGGATCACCGGCCTGATCGGGCCGAACGGCGCCGGCAAGACCACCACGTTCAACGCCTGCACCGGGCTCGTCCGCCCGGCCGCAGGCACCGTGCACCTGTTCGGTGAGGACATCACGCACGCTGCGCCGCAGGCTCGCGCCCGCAAGGGACTGGGCCGGACCTTCCAGCGGATGGAGCTGTTCGACACGCTCACCGTCGCGGAGAACGTCGCGCTGGGCAAGGAAGCCTCGCTGGCCGGCCGCAACCCGTTCAAGCACCTGCGGGCCACCGCGACGCAGGCCGCGAACCTGCGGCGACTGTCGAGGGACGCGATGGAGCAGTGCGGCATCGGCCACCTGGCGCAACGGCGACCGGCGGATCTGAGTACCGGTCAGCGCCGCCTGGTGGAACTGGCCCGCTGCCTCGCCGGGGAGTTTCCGGTCATGCTGCTGGACGAACCGTCCTCGGGCCTGGACCGCCAGGAGACCGAGGTGTTCGGCCAGATCCTCACGACCGTGGTCGCCGACCGTAACGTCGCGATCCTCATCGTCGAGCACGACATGGCGCTGGTCATGTCGACGTGCAACTACATCCACGTCCTCGACTTCGGCAAGCCGATCTTCGAGGGCACTGCGCGCGAGGTCGCAGCTTCGGCGGTGGTCCGAGCGGCGTACCTCGGCAGCGACGCTGAGCGACTGTCCGGGCTCGACGACGAAGTGGTGGCGGTCTGA
- a CDS encoding CoA transferase, whose protein sequence is MTLPSADRTDGPGILDGLRVVELADETAAYAGLLLAGLGADVVKIESPQGSRTRAIGPFAGSPSPETSLFFWQHNRGKRSLVVDPASAADIDTLVKLIGTADVLLLAGADAAWTLGHELLGEAALRAKFPRLVIARMTPFGDDGPWAGHQGCDLVHLALGGPVMNCGYDPLPDGTYDLPPIAPAAWNAYVIAGEQMMIGIMAAVVHQERTGAGQSVSCAVHEAVAKSTELDLMNWVFRRAPLNRQTCRHAAEKVSTVPTIASTKDGRWVITMPMGAKNEAQIVEFLAAQGMPVDLEDSTGAEGGRNIPGSSAVSSRTARLTDQLARFVHKHTYDSFPWLAAQDAGVVCAPLRKPGENVDDPHWVARGTFASVEHPEAGRSFTYAVSKWISTEPHWTVGRRAPLLGEDTAAILEELAKEDDEPVRASISVAPRVETAPLSPHGKPFPLSGVRIFDFSWFLASAGGTRFLTALGAECIKVEWKANPDTRIAAMAPVGGRAARDAATEPLPGVTDPDMGGQFNNKNPGKRGLSLNVRHPEGLAIARRLIAISDIVAEGFSPGVLDRWGLGYGALCEIKPDIIYAQQSGMGTAGSYGRLRAVGPIAAALSGVSEMSGLPEPAMPAGWGYSYLDWIGAYSFATAMLAALHYRDRTGRGQWIDASQTESGIFLSGGAVLEASATGRPWTRTGNRSVTGDAAPHGIYRCAGGDRWIAIACLTDAHWRALATVIGQSWATADRFATLTGRLAQQDELDRLLNDWTSSRADYPLMDLLQGNGIPAGVCQTAGDRCDRDPQLAHLNWLTEVTGTKIGRWPLAEFPVRLAETPAHIGGPIDRAAPCYGEDNEWVLGELLGMSSGEITRLAEDGVI, encoded by the coding sequence ATGACGCTCCCCTCCGCCGACCGGACCGACGGCCCCGGGATTCTCGACGGCCTGCGGGTCGTCGAGCTTGCCGACGAGACCGCCGCGTATGCAGGCCTGCTGTTGGCCGGTCTCGGTGCCGACGTCGTCAAGATCGAGTCACCGCAGGGCAGCCGAACCCGGGCCATCGGCCCGTTCGCCGGTTCGCCGTCGCCGGAGACCTCGCTGTTCTTCTGGCAGCACAACCGGGGCAAGCGCTCGCTGGTCGTCGACCCGGCCTCGGCGGCCGACATCGACACGTTGGTGAAACTGATCGGCACCGCCGACGTTCTGCTGCTGGCCGGCGCCGACGCGGCTTGGACACTGGGCCACGAACTGTTGGGCGAGGCCGCGCTGCGCGCGAAGTTCCCGCGGCTGGTGATCGCGCGGATGACGCCCTTCGGCGACGACGGCCCGTGGGCCGGCCACCAGGGTTGCGACCTGGTGCACCTGGCCCTGGGCGGCCCGGTGATGAACTGCGGCTACGACCCGTTGCCGGACGGCACCTACGATCTGCCGCCGATCGCGCCCGCGGCCTGGAACGCCTATGTCATCGCCGGCGAGCAGATGATGATCGGGATCATGGCCGCGGTCGTCCACCAGGAGCGGACCGGGGCCGGACAGTCGGTATCCTGCGCCGTCCACGAGGCGGTCGCCAAGAGCACCGAACTCGACCTGATGAACTGGGTCTTCCGCCGCGCCCCGTTGAACCGCCAGACCTGTCGGCACGCGGCCGAGAAGGTCTCCACGGTTCCGACGATCGCGTCGACCAAGGACGGCCGCTGGGTCATCACGATGCCGATGGGGGCGAAGAACGAGGCGCAGATCGTCGAATTCCTTGCCGCGCAAGGCATGCCGGTCGACCTGGAGGACTCGACGGGCGCGGAGGGCGGCCGCAACATTCCCGGCAGTTCCGCGGTCAGCAGCCGCACGGCCCGGCTGACCGACCAGTTGGCGCGGTTCGTCCACAAGCACACCTACGACTCGTTCCCGTGGCTCGCGGCTCAGGACGCCGGCGTCGTGTGTGCCCCGCTACGCAAGCCGGGGGAGAACGTCGACGACCCGCACTGGGTGGCGCGCGGCACCTTCGCCAGTGTCGAGCACCCCGAGGCCGGCCGCAGTTTCACCTACGCGGTGAGCAAATGGATCTCCACCGAGCCGCACTGGACGGTCGGCCGCCGCGCCCCGCTGCTGGGCGAGGACACCGCAGCGATCCTCGAGGAGCTCGCCAAGGAGGACGACGAGCCAGTGCGCGCCTCGATCAGCGTGGCCCCGCGCGTCGAGACCGCGCCGCTTTCCCCGCACGGAAAGCCTTTCCCGCTGTCCGGCGTCCGGATCTTCGACTTCAGTTGGTTCCTGGCCTCGGCCGGCGGCACGCGGTTCCTCACGGCGTTGGGTGCCGAGTGCATCAAGGTCGAGTGGAAGGCCAACCCGGACACCCGTATCGCGGCGATGGCCCCGGTCGGCGGCCGCGCCGCCCGCGACGCCGCCACCGAACCGTTGCCCGGAGTCACCGACCCGGACATGGGCGGGCAGTTCAACAACAAGAACCCCGGCAAGCGCGGGCTCTCGTTGAACGTGCGGCATCCCGAGGGGTTGGCGATCGCCCGCAGGCTGATCGCGATCTCCGACATCGTCGCCGAAGGTTTCTCCCCGGGTGTGCTCGACCGCTGGGGCCTGGGCTACGGCGCCCTGTGCGAGATCAAGCCCGACATCATCTACGCCCAGCAGTCCGGCATGGGCACCGCCGGCAGTTACGGCCGGCTGCGTGCCGTCGGCCCGATCGCTGCCGCGTTGTCCGGCGTCTCGGAGATGTCCGGGCTGCCGGAGCCGGCGATGCCCGCCGGCTGGGGCTACTCATACCTGGACTGGATCGGCGCGTACAGCTTCGCGACCGCGATGCTGGCTGCCCTGCACTACCGCGACCGGACCGGCCGCGGGCAGTGGATCGACGCCTCGCAGACCGAGTCCGGCATCTTCCTGAGCGGCGGCGCGGTGCTCGAGGCCTCGGCCACCGGCCGGCCGTGGACCCGGACCGGCAACCGGTCGGTGACCGGCGACGCGGCACCGCATGGCATCTACCGTTGTGCCGGCGGTGACCGGTGGATCGCGATCGCGTGCTTGACCGACGCCCACTGGCGCGCTCTGGCCACGGTGATCGGCCAGAGCTGGGCGACCGCGGACCGGTTCGCGACGCTCACCGGGCGCTTGGCCCAACAGGACGAGTTGGACCGCCTGCTGAACGACTGGACCAGCAGCCGCGCGGACTACCCACTGATGGATCTGCTGCAGGGCAACGGAATTCCGGCCGGGGTGTGCCAAACGGCCGGTGACCGGTGCGACCGCGACCCGCAGTTGGCGCACCTGAACTGGCTGACCGAGGTGACCGGCACGAAGATCGGCCGTTGGCCGTTGGCCGAGTTCCCGGTGCGGCTTGCGGAGACCCCGGCCCACATCGGCGGCCCGATCGACCGGGCCGCGCCGTGCTACGGTGAGGACAACGAGTGGGTGCTCGGGGAGCTGCTCGGAATGTCGAGCGGGGAGATCACCCGGCTCGCCGAGGACGGCGTGATCTGA
- a CDS encoding cytochrome P450 → MRDNKVAQDPGPYYSQLRDRCPIAHVADYDGFWILSRYADVSAAARNPEVFSSADGITIPKLPIPPQICLEQDEPEHSRYRKPMQQWLSPARMAKLEDRVRSIVDGLIDDFVAKGEIDLAAALAEPVPPLVMAALMGLPDSDWHRFRDQMNRIVGYAAAEDPAASAAASQEFVGYLAMKLAERRAAPTDDMISDIATLRIDGEPLSDADAISMAFLLLGAGHETTVGAIGGLLYYLAREPELQRKLIADPSLIPGAAEEAVRLVAPLPGMGRTVRANIVVDGTTLPAGDRVMLMYGSANRDPEQFDEPEQFRLGRDANRHVGFGQGIHRCVGAPLARLELRVVLEQVLARIPGFTLAGDDAAEARYGTSRSYRKLLVCWDPR, encoded by the coding sequence ATGCGCGATAACAAGGTGGCCCAGGATCCCGGGCCTTATTACTCGCAGCTGCGCGACCGGTGCCCCATCGCCCACGTAGCCGACTACGACGGGTTCTGGATCCTCAGCCGGTACGCGGACGTCTCGGCGGCCGCGCGGAACCCCGAGGTGTTCAGCTCGGCGGACGGCATCACGATCCCCAAGCTGCCGATCCCACCGCAGATCTGCCTGGAGCAGGACGAGCCCGAGCACTCCCGGTACCGCAAGCCGATGCAGCAATGGCTGTCACCGGCCCGGATGGCCAAGCTCGAGGACCGCGTCCGCAGCATCGTCGACGGCCTGATCGACGACTTCGTCGCCAAGGGCGAGATCGACCTGGCCGCCGCGCTGGCCGAGCCGGTGCCCCCGCTGGTCATGGCGGCGCTGATGGGCCTGCCGGACAGCGACTGGCACAGATTCCGCGACCAGATGAACCGCATCGTCGGCTATGCGGCGGCCGAGGATCCTGCTGCCTCCGCGGCGGCGAGCCAGGAATTCGTCGGCTATCTGGCGATGAAGCTCGCCGAGCGTCGGGCCGCCCCTACCGACGACATGATCTCCGACATCGCGACCCTGCGGATCGACGGCGAGCCGCTTTCCGACGCCGACGCGATCTCGATGGCCTTCCTGCTGCTCGGCGCGGGCCACGAGACCACGGTCGGGGCGATCGGCGGGCTGCTGTACTACCTGGCCCGCGAGCCCGAACTGCAGCGCAAGCTGATCGCCGACCCGTCGTTGATCCCCGGCGCCGCCGAGGAAGCGGTCCGCCTGGTCGCCCCGCTGCCCGGGATGGGCCGCACGGTCCGCGCGAACATCGTCGTCGACGGGACCACGCTGCCGGCCGGCGACCGAGTGATGCTGATGTACGGCAGCGCGAACCGCGACCCGGAGCAGTTCGACGAGCCGGAGCAGTTCCGTCTCGGCCGCGACGCCAACCGGCACGTCGGGTTCGGCCAGGGCATCCACCGCTGCGTCGGCGCCCCGCTGGCCCGCTTGGAACTTCGGGTCGTGCTCGAACAGGTGTTGGCCCGGATCCCCGGCTTCACCCTCGCCGGCGACGACGCCGCCGAGGCGCGCTACGGCACCAGCCGCAGCTACCGAAAGCTCCTGGTCTGCTGGGACCCGCGATGA